In Zingiber officinale cultivar Zhangliang chromosome 11B, Zo_v1.1, whole genome shotgun sequence, a single window of DNA contains:
- the LOC122034284 gene encoding putative disease resistance protein RGA4 isoform X2, whose translation MDVVSPILDRARAKVIDKLIDKVSTYVQDQYYWKANLQEELQNLKRLLPQIQAVVGYAEDKLTMYESHNPALIKWLWQFRDDIDEAEEVLDELEYRELEKKSDGDKSRLSTIIDPYFRAAKRFLKSDDDVLERLRTCVENLKTSASYVETFRALVTPTSGIGTGQMQQEQESLTLSNQSRITSSLPGLSFKGREEEKGKIIQYLLGEESEIQTSQNVHCLPLVAMGGMGKTALAQQVFDHFEKEKKGHFNVKIWVCDSLPNLNASNLMKKILEYSTGQSESGPSELMPVKLKDKLHSKRFLLVLDDAWDDKNHTEWEKLCIPLLHGQKGSWILLTTRLESVAKMVSKIIKGGTMKPMTLQGLPKDECRSLLYEHAFVDQDPNGFPLLKKIGEEIVEKLHGVPLLAKSIGGALNNKLEADHWTSISRSELWKMPQDLNNYEFIPALTLSYKMLPPRLKQCFSYCSIFPQDYTFKKQKLVCIWVAAGLIYSDGSEEGSDEDIANYCFDMLCNKSFFDVHTNNWSAFHQDIAPYALEVIFYTMHDMLNGLSRHVSRYECCRIVHDTPSYICDYNAIRHISISITSIDAQLGDLANMVCKFKNLRTLRIEQYYGDSQKLDDFIRDACKSPRRIRVLTIRPYKYFESISDFVKLRFLEITALPPSVSISKFYFLQVLTGYRGILAKDTSKLRNLRHLYGVPENALFSVAEVGKLTCLQELCFTVGIEPGYRIDELMNMDNLRQLSIAKLSNVHRLEEANNVDLVSKSHLTSLELNWYKPDLDEASSNLGHDQQEVLAALQPPPTIRKLIIREYKGGRPAPWMNTQSLSRLESLELYNCTNLEELPPLWKLPCLKFIKLSDMKVIRSLGCHSSDMMDKQFSVLEKLEFRDLPLLEEWNGADDYQWFPRLKRFEIEKCPKLKKIPDLPLSIENLCMKKLGLEALPRFYKCSNGSRTFEGFQQLMSLEFLEMDDYSEIVDIGSIGEEDGNFLPSELKKLKLKILNKHEDLASYLRGLTLLTELSLSRLQGMTSLPLTNELEHLTTLRSLYICDCEDLTSPGGVYIIKSLKHLYMYNCPKFLTAEVESQQLLKDKTRKHAASSSSIFDHSTSNKAASTLPSSLESLTFSTSKISQESLGCCLQGLTSLKSLDISKCNHLVSLPNRDYLHNLTALQTLWIANCKELCKLESLTALISLRELYIYNCPKLHTTTLSTVQNPAATTEQSATKIKKGTLLSLEKIQIDNIFYLPILPIPEKLKTLYIKKEITCFPSEIEEWLLQCQESLENLCLEKMPHLQSLPVILESFSSLKFLSISSAPELKSLPRMPASLEQLTIHGCSAKLEKRCQKNIGPDWPNIEHIPHIKITAVKEDKAKDVLFS comes from the exons ATGGACGTAGTCTCGCCAATACTGGATCGTGCTCGTGCAAAAGTCATCgataaattaattgataaagtcAGTACGTATGTGCAAGATCAGTACTACTGGAAAGCTAACTTGCAAGAAGAATTGCAAAATCTCAAACGCTTACTTCCTCAGATCCAAGCAGTTGTTGGCTATGCTGAAGATAAATTAACTATGTATGAATCTCATAATCCAGCATTAATCAAGTGGTTGTGGCAGTTCAGGGATGACATCGACGAGGCTGAGGAAGTGCTGGATGAGTTGGAATATCGTGAACTGGAGAAGAAATCTGATGGTGACAAAAGTAGGCTTTCTACAATTATTGACCCTTATTTTAGAGCTGCAAAAAGATTTCTGAAAAGTGATGATGATGTTCTGGAGAGATTAAGGACATGCGTAGAGAACTTGAAAACATCTGCTTCATATGTTGAGACATTTCGGGCATTGGTGACGCCAACAAGTGGCATCGGCACTGGACAAATGCAGCAGGAGCAGGAGAGTCTAACATTGTCTAATCAGAGTAGGATCACCTCTTCTTTGCCTGGATTATCATTCAAAGGACGTGAGGAGGAAAAAGGGAAAATCATTCAGTATTTGCTGGGAGAAGAATCTGAAATTCAGACCAGTCAAAATGTGCATTGCCTTCCTTTGGTAGCGATGGGTGGTATGGGCAAGACTGCGCTCGCTCAACAAGTCTTTGATCATtttgaaaaggagaagaagggacaCTTCAACGTCAAAATCTGGGTATGTGACTCCTTACCTAATCTCAATGCATCAAATCTTATGAAGAAAATTCTGGAGTATTCAACTGGACAATCTGAATCTGGGCCATCTGAACTAATGCCAGTGAAGCTCAAGGATAAGTTACATTCTAAAAGATTTTTACTTGTCCTGGATGATGCTTGGGATGACAAAAATCATACAGAGTGGGAGAAATTATGTATTCCATTGCTACATGGCCAAAAAGGTAGTTGGATACTATTAACAACTAGATTAGAATCAGTCGCAAAGATGGTCTCAAAGATAATCAAAGGGGGCACAATGAAGCCAATGACATTGCAGGGCTTACCAAAGGATGAATGTCGTTCACTGCTCTACGAGCATGCATTTGTCGATCAAGACCCAAATGGATTCCCACTACTTAAAAAAATTGGTGAAGAAATAGTGGAGAAATTGCATGGCGTGCCTCTTCTAGCAAAGTCAATTGGAGGAGCGTTGAACAATAAACTGGAAGCAGATCATTGGACGAGCATTTCGAGAAGTGAATTATGGAAAATGCCACAAGATTTAAACAACTATGAATTCATTCCGGCTCTAACACTTAGTTACAAGATGCTTCCACCGCGCTTGAAGCAGTGCTTTTCCTATTGCAGCATATTTCCTCAAGATTACACATTCAAAAAGCAAAAGTTAGTGTGCATATGGGTGGCAGCAGGCCTAATTTACTCAGATGGATCAGAGGAGGGTTCAGATGAGGACATAGCTAACTATTGCTTTGATATGTTGTGCAACAAATCTTTCTTTGATGTTCATACAAACAATTGGAGTGCATTTCACCAGGACATTGCACCTTATGCTTTAGAAGTCATCTTTTACACCATGCATGATATGTTGAACGGTCTTTCTCGCCATGTCTCGCGCTATGAATGTTGTCGAATTGTGCATGACACTCCCAGTTACATTTGTGATTATAATGCCATCCGACATATATCTATATCTATTACCAGTATAGATGCTCAACTCGGTGATCTAGCTAACATGGTGTGCAAATTCAAAAACTTGCGAACTCTTCGGATAGAACAATATTATGGAGATTCTCAAAAATTGGATGATTTTATTCGAGATGCTTGTAAATCACCGAGGAGAATTCGAGTATTGACTATTAGGCCTTATAAGTATTTTGAAAGCATCAGTGACTTTGTAAAACTACGATTTCTTGAAATTACAGCTCTACCACCATCAGTATCAATCTCTAAGTTCTACTTCTTACAAGTTCTAACTGGATACCGTGGCATTCTGGCAAAAGACACAAGCAAGTTGAGAAACTTAAGACATCTATATGGAGTACCGGAGAATGCACTTTTCTCAGTGGCTGAAGTAGGAAAGTTAACATGCCTCCAAGAATTATGTTTCACTGTGGGCATAGAACCCGGATATAGAATTGATGAGTTGATGAATATGGATAATCTCCGCCAATTATCTATTGCAAAACTTTCTAATGTGCACCGTCTTGAAGAGGCCAATAACGTCGACTTGGTCAGTAAAAGTCATCTCACAAGCTTGGAATTGAATTGGTATAAGCCAGACTTGGATGAAGCAAGTAGTAATCTTGGCCATGATCAGCAGGAGGTTCTGGCGGCTCTACAACCCCCTCCCACAATTAGAAAACTCATCATTAGAGAGTATAAAGGTGGTAGGCCTGCACCGTGGATGAATACTCAATCTCTTTCTCGGCTTGAATCTCTTGAATTATATAATTGTACAAATTTGGAAGAGCTGCCCCCTCTATGGAAGTTGCCCTGCCTTAAGTTTATAAAATTGAGTGACATGAAAGTTATAAGAAGTTTGGGTTGTCACTCCTCagatatgatggacaaacaattTTCGGTTTTAGAGAAACTTGAGTTTCGGGATCTTCCCCTCTTGGAGGAATGGAATGGTGCGGATGACTATCAATGGTTCCCTCGTCTCAAAAGGTTTGAAATTGAAAAGTGTcccaaactaaaaaaaattcCGGACCTTCCGTTGTCTATAGAGAATCTTTGCATGAAAAAATTGGGGTTAGAAGCTCTTCCACGGTTCTACAAGTGTTCTAATGGTTCTAGGACATTTGAAGGATTTCAACAATTGATGTCCCTCGAGTTCCTTGAAATGGATGACTATTCTGAGATTGTAGATATTGGATCAATTGGTGAAGAGGATGGTAATTTCCTTCCGTCGGAACTGAAAAAACTCAAACTTAAAATTCTTAACAAACACGAAGATTTGGCAAGTTATCTACGAGGTCTTACTTTGCTCACTGAATTGTCATTAAGTCGTTTACAGGGCATGACATCACTTCCGTTAACAAATGAGCTGGAACATCTCACTACACTTCGAAGCTTGTATATTTGTGATTGTGAAGACTTGACTTCACCTGGAGGCGTATATATTATAAAATCTCTTAAACATCTATATATGTATAATTGTCCAAAATTCCTCACTGCTGAGGTTGAGTCACAGCAACTTTTAAAAGACAAGACAAGGAAGCATGCGGCATCATCTTCCTCAATTTTTGACCACTCTACGAGTAATAAAGCTGCTAGCACCCTTCCATCCTCACTTGAATCCCTAACATTTTCAACGTCTAAGATTTCACAAGAGTCGTTGGGTTGCTGCCTTCAAGGGCTTACCTCCCTCAAAAGTTTGGATATATCAAAGTGCAATCATTTGGTGTCTCTTCCCAACAGAGATTATCTGCATAATTTGACAGCGTTGCAGACATTGTGGATTGCTAATTGTAAAGAATTATGTAAATTGGAGTCATTGACGGCACTTATCTCCCTCAGAGAATTGTACATTTACAACTGCCCCAAATTACACACTACAACATTGTCCACTGTACAAAATCCTGCAGCAACAACAGAACAAAGTGCAACAAAGATAAAGAAGGGAACATTACTTTCACTTGAAAAAATTCAGATTGACAACATCTTCTATCTACCCATTTTGCCGATCCCAGAAAAGCTAAAGACCCTTTATATCAAAAAGGAAATCACTTGTTTTCCTTCTGAGATAGAGGAGTGGTTGTTGCAATGTCAGGAGTCTCTAGAAAATTTATGCTTGGAAAAGATGCCTCATCTGCAATCTTTACCCGTAATTTTAGAGAGTTTTTCATCACTCAAGTTTCTTAGTATATCTTCTGCTCCAGAACTCAAGTCACTACCCAGGATGCCTGCCTCACTGGAGCAACTGACGATTCATGGATGCAGTGCAAAACTTGAGAAGCGTTGCCAAAAGAACATCGGTCCGGACTGGCCTAACATCGAGCACATCCCTCACATTAAGATTACAGCGGTCAAAGAGGACAAGGCCAAG GATGTCTTATTCTCTTGA
- the LOC122034284 gene encoding putative disease resistance protein RGA4 isoform X1: MDVVSPILDRARAKVIDKLIDKVSTYVQDQYYWKANLQEELQNLKRLLPQIQAVVGYAEDKLTMYESHNPALIKWLWQFRDDIDEAEEVLDELEYRELEKKSDGDKSRLSTIIDPYFRAAKRFLKSDDDVLERLRTCVENLKTSASYVETFRALVTPTSGIGTGQMQQEQESLTLSNQSRITSSLPGLSFKGREEEKGKIIQYLLGEESEIQTSQNVHCLPLVAMGGMGKTALAQQVFDHFEKEKKGHFNVKIWVCDSLPNLNASNLMKKILEYSTGQSESGPSELMPVKLKDKLHSKRFLLVLDDAWDDKNHTEWEKLCIPLLHGQKGSWILLTTRLESVAKMVSKIIKGGTMKPMTLQGLPKDECRSLLYEHAFVDQDPNGFPLLKKIGEEIVEKLHGVPLLAKSIGGALNNKLEADHWTSISRSELWKMPQDLNNYEFIPALTLSYKMLPPRLKQCFSYCSIFPQDYTFKKQKLVCIWVAAGLIYSDGSEEGSDEDIANYCFDMLCNKSFFDVHTNNWSAFHQDIAPYALEVIFYTMHDMLNGLSRHVSRYECCRIVHDTPSYICDYNAIRHISISITSIDAQLGDLANMVCKFKNLRTLRIEQYYGDSQKLDDFIRDACKSPRRIRVLTIRPYKYFESISDFVKLRFLEITALPPSVSISKFYFLQVLTGYRGILAKDTSKLRNLRHLYGVPENALFSVAEVGKLTCLQELCFTVGIEPGYRIDELMNMDNLRQLSIAKLSNVHRLEEANNVDLVSKSHLTSLELNWYKPDLDEASSNLGHDQQEVLAALQPPPTIRKLIIREYKGGRPAPWMNTQSLSRLESLELYNCTNLEELPPLWKLPCLKFIKLSDMKVIRSLGCHSSDMMDKQFSVLEKLEFRDLPLLEEWNGADDYQWFPRLKRFEIEKCPKLKKIPDLPLSIENLCMKKLGLEALPRFYKCSNGSRTFEGFQQLMSLEFLEMDDYSEIVDIGSIGEEDGNFLPSELKKLKLKILNKHEDLASYLRGLTLLTELSLSRLQGMTSLPLTNELEHLTTLRSLYICDCEDLTSPGGVYIIKSLKHLYMYNCPKFLTAEVESQQLLKDKTRKHAASSSSIFDHSTSNKAASTLPSSLESLTFSTSKISQESLGCCLQGLTSLKSLDISKCNHLVSLPNRDYLHNLTALQTLWIANCKELCKLESLTALISLRELYIYNCPKLHTTTLSTVQNPAATTEQSATKIKKGTLLSLEKIQIDNIFYLPILPIPEKLKTLYIKKEITCFPSEIEEWLLQCQESLENLCLEKMPHLQSLPVILESFSSLKFLSISSAPELKSLPRMPASLEQLTIHGCSAKLEKRCQKNIGPDWPNIEHIPHIKITAVKEDKAKFLQDVLFS, encoded by the exons ATGGACGTAGTCTCGCCAATACTGGATCGTGCTCGTGCAAAAGTCATCgataaattaattgataaagtcAGTACGTATGTGCAAGATCAGTACTACTGGAAAGCTAACTTGCAAGAAGAATTGCAAAATCTCAAACGCTTACTTCCTCAGATCCAAGCAGTTGTTGGCTATGCTGAAGATAAATTAACTATGTATGAATCTCATAATCCAGCATTAATCAAGTGGTTGTGGCAGTTCAGGGATGACATCGACGAGGCTGAGGAAGTGCTGGATGAGTTGGAATATCGTGAACTGGAGAAGAAATCTGATGGTGACAAAAGTAGGCTTTCTACAATTATTGACCCTTATTTTAGAGCTGCAAAAAGATTTCTGAAAAGTGATGATGATGTTCTGGAGAGATTAAGGACATGCGTAGAGAACTTGAAAACATCTGCTTCATATGTTGAGACATTTCGGGCATTGGTGACGCCAACAAGTGGCATCGGCACTGGACAAATGCAGCAGGAGCAGGAGAGTCTAACATTGTCTAATCAGAGTAGGATCACCTCTTCTTTGCCTGGATTATCATTCAAAGGACGTGAGGAGGAAAAAGGGAAAATCATTCAGTATTTGCTGGGAGAAGAATCTGAAATTCAGACCAGTCAAAATGTGCATTGCCTTCCTTTGGTAGCGATGGGTGGTATGGGCAAGACTGCGCTCGCTCAACAAGTCTTTGATCATtttgaaaaggagaagaagggacaCTTCAACGTCAAAATCTGGGTATGTGACTCCTTACCTAATCTCAATGCATCAAATCTTATGAAGAAAATTCTGGAGTATTCAACTGGACAATCTGAATCTGGGCCATCTGAACTAATGCCAGTGAAGCTCAAGGATAAGTTACATTCTAAAAGATTTTTACTTGTCCTGGATGATGCTTGGGATGACAAAAATCATACAGAGTGGGAGAAATTATGTATTCCATTGCTACATGGCCAAAAAGGTAGTTGGATACTATTAACAACTAGATTAGAATCAGTCGCAAAGATGGTCTCAAAGATAATCAAAGGGGGCACAATGAAGCCAATGACATTGCAGGGCTTACCAAAGGATGAATGTCGTTCACTGCTCTACGAGCATGCATTTGTCGATCAAGACCCAAATGGATTCCCACTACTTAAAAAAATTGGTGAAGAAATAGTGGAGAAATTGCATGGCGTGCCTCTTCTAGCAAAGTCAATTGGAGGAGCGTTGAACAATAAACTGGAAGCAGATCATTGGACGAGCATTTCGAGAAGTGAATTATGGAAAATGCCACAAGATTTAAACAACTATGAATTCATTCCGGCTCTAACACTTAGTTACAAGATGCTTCCACCGCGCTTGAAGCAGTGCTTTTCCTATTGCAGCATATTTCCTCAAGATTACACATTCAAAAAGCAAAAGTTAGTGTGCATATGGGTGGCAGCAGGCCTAATTTACTCAGATGGATCAGAGGAGGGTTCAGATGAGGACATAGCTAACTATTGCTTTGATATGTTGTGCAACAAATCTTTCTTTGATGTTCATACAAACAATTGGAGTGCATTTCACCAGGACATTGCACCTTATGCTTTAGAAGTCATCTTTTACACCATGCATGATATGTTGAACGGTCTTTCTCGCCATGTCTCGCGCTATGAATGTTGTCGAATTGTGCATGACACTCCCAGTTACATTTGTGATTATAATGCCATCCGACATATATCTATATCTATTACCAGTATAGATGCTCAACTCGGTGATCTAGCTAACATGGTGTGCAAATTCAAAAACTTGCGAACTCTTCGGATAGAACAATATTATGGAGATTCTCAAAAATTGGATGATTTTATTCGAGATGCTTGTAAATCACCGAGGAGAATTCGAGTATTGACTATTAGGCCTTATAAGTATTTTGAAAGCATCAGTGACTTTGTAAAACTACGATTTCTTGAAATTACAGCTCTACCACCATCAGTATCAATCTCTAAGTTCTACTTCTTACAAGTTCTAACTGGATACCGTGGCATTCTGGCAAAAGACACAAGCAAGTTGAGAAACTTAAGACATCTATATGGAGTACCGGAGAATGCACTTTTCTCAGTGGCTGAAGTAGGAAAGTTAACATGCCTCCAAGAATTATGTTTCACTGTGGGCATAGAACCCGGATATAGAATTGATGAGTTGATGAATATGGATAATCTCCGCCAATTATCTATTGCAAAACTTTCTAATGTGCACCGTCTTGAAGAGGCCAATAACGTCGACTTGGTCAGTAAAAGTCATCTCACAAGCTTGGAATTGAATTGGTATAAGCCAGACTTGGATGAAGCAAGTAGTAATCTTGGCCATGATCAGCAGGAGGTTCTGGCGGCTCTACAACCCCCTCCCACAATTAGAAAACTCATCATTAGAGAGTATAAAGGTGGTAGGCCTGCACCGTGGATGAATACTCAATCTCTTTCTCGGCTTGAATCTCTTGAATTATATAATTGTACAAATTTGGAAGAGCTGCCCCCTCTATGGAAGTTGCCCTGCCTTAAGTTTATAAAATTGAGTGACATGAAAGTTATAAGAAGTTTGGGTTGTCACTCCTCagatatgatggacaaacaattTTCGGTTTTAGAGAAACTTGAGTTTCGGGATCTTCCCCTCTTGGAGGAATGGAATGGTGCGGATGACTATCAATGGTTCCCTCGTCTCAAAAGGTTTGAAATTGAAAAGTGTcccaaactaaaaaaaattcCGGACCTTCCGTTGTCTATAGAGAATCTTTGCATGAAAAAATTGGGGTTAGAAGCTCTTCCACGGTTCTACAAGTGTTCTAATGGTTCTAGGACATTTGAAGGATTTCAACAATTGATGTCCCTCGAGTTCCTTGAAATGGATGACTATTCTGAGATTGTAGATATTGGATCAATTGGTGAAGAGGATGGTAATTTCCTTCCGTCGGAACTGAAAAAACTCAAACTTAAAATTCTTAACAAACACGAAGATTTGGCAAGTTATCTACGAGGTCTTACTTTGCTCACTGAATTGTCATTAAGTCGTTTACAGGGCATGACATCACTTCCGTTAACAAATGAGCTGGAACATCTCACTACACTTCGAAGCTTGTATATTTGTGATTGTGAAGACTTGACTTCACCTGGAGGCGTATATATTATAAAATCTCTTAAACATCTATATATGTATAATTGTCCAAAATTCCTCACTGCTGAGGTTGAGTCACAGCAACTTTTAAAAGACAAGACAAGGAAGCATGCGGCATCATCTTCCTCAATTTTTGACCACTCTACGAGTAATAAAGCTGCTAGCACCCTTCCATCCTCACTTGAATCCCTAACATTTTCAACGTCTAAGATTTCACAAGAGTCGTTGGGTTGCTGCCTTCAAGGGCTTACCTCCCTCAAAAGTTTGGATATATCAAAGTGCAATCATTTGGTGTCTCTTCCCAACAGAGATTATCTGCATAATTTGACAGCGTTGCAGACATTGTGGATTGCTAATTGTAAAGAATTATGTAAATTGGAGTCATTGACGGCACTTATCTCCCTCAGAGAATTGTACATTTACAACTGCCCCAAATTACACACTACAACATTGTCCACTGTACAAAATCCTGCAGCAACAACAGAACAAAGTGCAACAAAGATAAAGAAGGGAACATTACTTTCACTTGAAAAAATTCAGATTGACAACATCTTCTATCTACCCATTTTGCCGATCCCAGAAAAGCTAAAGACCCTTTATATCAAAAAGGAAATCACTTGTTTTCCTTCTGAGATAGAGGAGTGGTTGTTGCAATGTCAGGAGTCTCTAGAAAATTTATGCTTGGAAAAGATGCCTCATCTGCAATCTTTACCCGTAATTTTAGAGAGTTTTTCATCACTCAAGTTTCTTAGTATATCTTCTGCTCCAGAACTCAAGTCACTACCCAGGATGCCTGCCTCACTGGAGCAACTGACGATTCATGGATGCAGTGCAAAACTTGAGAAGCGTTGCCAAAAGAACATCGGTCCGGACTGGCCTAACATCGAGCACATCCCTCACATTAAGATTACAGCGGTCAAAGAGGACAAGGCCAAG TTTTTGCAGGATGTCTTATTCTCTTGA